One part of the Nymphaea colorata isolate Beijing-Zhang1983 chromosome 8, ASM883128v2, whole genome shotgun sequence genome encodes these proteins:
- the LOC116258917 gene encoding uncharacterized protein LOC116258917 isoform X6 yields MSGSHFPYEGGCRFMPVMEMSAHDVSSAIFKAKSAHFSLATSSEETFSSSPSPSSSPSPSPSSHAPPSGSESAPYIGQVFSGDEAAYNFYKNFARSRGFAIRRQKATRKRGSYETSITSRYFLCHRAGYPVQKADGNKVQRCKCGAGMGIKRLLSGDSRWVVIHFSNIHNHDMIDQARLSFLPAYCKITENDKNRIATLAKAGVGVKQILRSLELEHGVELGCLPFSEKDVINFIQSIKVVVNENGQDLLGQCSNASLFSGENSSSSNQLDLQVQRLQLIASDIIMEFRRSSVDFELVRDELVKVRDLVKRLQSKGDTTSRIAPNSLVLAGTDTYVNGIGLTSGYNPFQIVANGRYVGKNHEEGTKLAKKPRYCKVPSCRQAGHDSRNCPMRKVAQVELGVQNSVSSTSAKKPRYCKVPSCGQTGHDSRNCPMKRPPQLEISSQASLRYCNSCGQSGHDSRNCPMKRAATQLQIGSQAPVSLVHNPAQLAGDATPLSDKSNGDSNSAKKPRYCKVPSCGQTGHDSRNCPMKRASESMFGLQSAIRMD; encoded by the exons ATGAGTGGGTCTCACTTCCCCTATgaag GTGGCTGTAGGTTCATGCCTGTAATGGAGATGAGTGCTCACGATGTTTCATCTGCTATTTTTAAAGCTAAAAGTGCTCATTTCTCGTTAGCGACATCTTCTGAAGAAACCTTTTCATCATCcccatcaccatcatcatctcCTTCTCCATCACCATCATCACATGCACCACCTAGCGGTAGTGAATCAGCCCCATACATAGGACAAGTATTTTCTGGTGATGAGGCTGCTTATAATTTCTACAAGAACTTTGCCAGGAGTAGGGGATTTGCAATTCGGCGTCAGAAAGCCACGAGAAAAAGAGGGTCATATGAGACATCTATTACCAGTAGATATTTTCTTTGCCATCGAGCAGGATATCCTGTTCAAAAGGCGGATGGCAACAAAGTTCAGAGGTGCAAATGTGGAGCAGGAATGGGAATAAAGAGACTTTTATCAGGTGATTCAAGATGGGTAGTTATTCATTTTTCTAACATTCATAATCATGATATGATTGATCAGGCGAGATTAAGTTTCCTCCCAGCTTATTGCAAAATCACAGAAAATGACAAGAACAGAATTGCAACTCTTGCTAAGGCTGGTGTTGGTGTGAAACAAATTTTACGTTCCCTTGAGTTGGAGCATGGTGTTGAGTTGGGTTGCTTGCCATTCTCGGAGAAGGATGTTATAAATTTCATTCAATCAATTAAGGTGGTTGTTAATGAAAATGGGCAGGATCTATTAGGGCAATGTTCTAATGCCTCGTTGTTTAGCGGGGAAAACTCAAGTAGTTCAAACCAACTTGACTTGCAAGTGCAGAGATTACAATTGATTGCATCAGACATCATCATGGAATTTAGAAGGAGCAGTGTAGATTTTGAGTTAGTTCGAGATGAATTGGTAAAGGTCCGAGATCTGGTTAAACGGCTACAAAGCAAGGGTGACACGACATCCAGGATAGCACCAAACTCATTAGTTTTAGCTGGAACAGATACATATGTCAATGGCATAGGTCTTACTTCTGGATATAATCCTTTTCAAATAGTTGCTAATGGACGATATGTGGGCAAAAACCATGAAGAAGGTACTAAGCTGGCCAAGAAACCAAGGTACTGCAAGGTGCCTTCCTGTCGCCAAGCTGGTCATGATTCGAGAAATTGTCCCATGAGAAAGGTTGCACAGGTGGAGCTTGGTGTCCAGAATTCTGTCAG CAGCACCTCAGCCAAAAAACCTAGATATTGCAAGGTCCCTTCTTGCGGCCAAACTGGTCATGATTCCAGAAATTGTCCCATGAAAAGGCCTCCACAGCTAGAGATCAGTAGCCAAGCTTCTCTCAG GTATTGCAATTCATGTGGCCAAAGTGGTCATGACTCAAGAAATTGCCCCATGAAAAGGGCTGCCACCCAGCTGCAAATTGGTAGTCAGGCTCCTGTCAG TTTAGTGCACAATCCTGCCCAATTAGCTGGTGATGCAACCCCTCTAAGTGATAAGTCAAATGGAGATAGCAACTCAGCCAAAAAACCAAGGTACTGCAAGGTGCCTTCTTGTGGACAAACTGGTCACGACTCAAGGAACTGCCCCATGAAGAGAGCTAGCGAATCTATGTTTGGACTCCAGTCTGCGATCAG GATGGATTAA
- the LOC116258917 gene encoding uncharacterized protein LOC116258917 isoform X1 codes for MSGSHFPYEGGCRFMPVMEMSAHDVSSAIFKAKSAHFSLATSSEETFSSSPSPSSSPSPSPSSHAPPSGSESAPYIGQVFSGDEAAYNFYKNFARSRGFAIRRQKATRKRGSYETSITSRYFLCHRAGYPVQKADGNKVQRCKCGAGMGIKRLLSGDSRWVVIHFSNIHNHDMIDQARLSFLPAYCKITENDKNRIATLAKAGVGVKQILRSLELEHGVELGCLPFSEKDVINFIQSIKVVVNENGQDLLGQCSNASLFSGENSSSSNQLDLQVQRLQLIASDIIMEFRRSSVDFELVRDELVKVRDLVKRLQSKGDTTSRIAPNSLVLAGTDTYVNGIGLTSGYNPFQIVANGRYVGKNHEEGTKLAKKPRYCKVPSCRQAGHDSRNCPMRKVAQVELGVQNSVSSTSAKKPRYCKVPSCGQTGHDSRNCPMKRPPQLEISSQASLRYCNSCGQSGHDSRNCPMKRAATQLQIGSQAPVSLVHNPAQLAGDATPLSDKSNGDSNSAKKPRYCKVPSCGQTGHDSRNCPMKRASESMFGLQSAISLMQNHVQNAIQVPSTDGILKVISEPVKRPRYCKVPNCGQPGHDSRNCPLKRVTESEILMQPLNKMD; via the exons ATGAGTGGGTCTCACTTCCCCTATgaag GTGGCTGTAGGTTCATGCCTGTAATGGAGATGAGTGCTCACGATGTTTCATCTGCTATTTTTAAAGCTAAAAGTGCTCATTTCTCGTTAGCGACATCTTCTGAAGAAACCTTTTCATCATCcccatcaccatcatcatctcCTTCTCCATCACCATCATCACATGCACCACCTAGCGGTAGTGAATCAGCCCCATACATAGGACAAGTATTTTCTGGTGATGAGGCTGCTTATAATTTCTACAAGAACTTTGCCAGGAGTAGGGGATTTGCAATTCGGCGTCAGAAAGCCACGAGAAAAAGAGGGTCATATGAGACATCTATTACCAGTAGATATTTTCTTTGCCATCGAGCAGGATATCCTGTTCAAAAGGCGGATGGCAACAAAGTTCAGAGGTGCAAATGTGGAGCAGGAATGGGAATAAAGAGACTTTTATCAGGTGATTCAAGATGGGTAGTTATTCATTTTTCTAACATTCATAATCATGATATGATTGATCAGGCGAGATTAAGTTTCCTCCCAGCTTATTGCAAAATCACAGAAAATGACAAGAACAGAATTGCAACTCTTGCTAAGGCTGGTGTTGGTGTGAAACAAATTTTACGTTCCCTTGAGTTGGAGCATGGTGTTGAGTTGGGTTGCTTGCCATTCTCGGAGAAGGATGTTATAAATTTCATTCAATCAATTAAGGTGGTTGTTAATGAAAATGGGCAGGATCTATTAGGGCAATGTTCTAATGCCTCGTTGTTTAGCGGGGAAAACTCAAGTAGTTCAAACCAACTTGACTTGCAAGTGCAGAGATTACAATTGATTGCATCAGACATCATCATGGAATTTAGAAGGAGCAGTGTAGATTTTGAGTTAGTTCGAGATGAATTGGTAAAGGTCCGAGATCTGGTTAAACGGCTACAAAGCAAGGGTGACACGACATCCAGGATAGCACCAAACTCATTAGTTTTAGCTGGAACAGATACATATGTCAATGGCATAGGTCTTACTTCTGGATATAATCCTTTTCAAATAGTTGCTAATGGACGATATGTGGGCAAAAACCATGAAGAAGGTACTAAGCTGGCCAAGAAACCAAGGTACTGCAAGGTGCCTTCCTGTCGCCAAGCTGGTCATGATTCGAGAAATTGTCCCATGAGAAAGGTTGCACAGGTGGAGCTTGGTGTCCAGAATTCTGTCAG CAGCACCTCAGCCAAAAAACCTAGATATTGCAAGGTCCCTTCTTGCGGCCAAACTGGTCATGATTCCAGAAATTGTCCCATGAAAAGGCCTCCACAGCTAGAGATCAGTAGCCAAGCTTCTCTCAG GTATTGCAATTCATGTGGCCAAAGTGGTCATGACTCAAGAAATTGCCCCATGAAAAGGGCTGCCACCCAGCTGCAAATTGGTAGTCAGGCTCCTGTCAG TTTAGTGCACAATCCTGCCCAATTAGCTGGTGATGCAACCCCTCTAAGTGATAAGTCAAATGGAGATAGCAACTCAGCCAAAAAACCAAGGTACTGCAAGGTGCCTTCTTGTGGACAAACTGGTCACGACTCAAGGAACTGCCCCATGAAGAGAGCTAGCGAATCTATGTTTGGACTCCAGTCTGCGATCAG TTTAATGCAAAACCATGTCCAGAATGCTATTCAGGTTCCCTCGACAGATGGAATTTTGAAAGTCATTAGTGAACCAGTGAAAAGACCTAGATACTGCAAGGTGCCTAATTGTGGCCAACCTGGGCATGACTCAAGAAATTGTCCATTGAAAAGGGTTACTGAGTCGGAAATTTTAATGCAGCCTTTAAACAA GATGGATTAA
- the LOC116258917 gene encoding uncharacterized protein LOC116258917 isoform X3, whose protein sequence is MSGSHFPYEGGCRFMPVMEMSAHDVSSAIFKAKSAHFSLATSSEETFSSSPSPSSSPSPSPSSHAPPSGSESAPYIGQVFSGDEAAYNFYKNFARSRGFAIRRQKATRKRGSYETSITSRYFLCHRAGYPVQKADGNKVQRCKCGAGMGIKRLLSGDSRWVVIHFSNIHNHDMIDQARLSFLPAYCKITENDKNRIATLAKAGVGVKQILRSLELEHGVELGCLPFSEKDVINFIQSIKVVVNENGQDLLGQCSNASLFSGENSSSSNQLDLQVQRLQLIASDIIMEFRRSSVDFELVRDELVKVRDLVKRLQSKGDTTSRIAPNSLVLAGTDTYVNGIGLTSGYNPFQIVANGRYVGKNHEEGTKLAKKPRYCKVPSCRQAGHDSRNCPMRKVAQVELGVQNSVSSTSAKKPRYCKVPSCGQTGHDSRNCPMKRPPQLEISSQASLSLVHNPAQLAGDATPLSDKSNGDSNSAKKPRYCKVPSCGQTGHDSRNCPMKRASESMFGLQSAISLMQNHVQNAIQVPSTDGILKVISEPVKRPRYCKVPNCGQPGHDSRNCPLKRVTESEILMQPLNKMD, encoded by the exons ATGAGTGGGTCTCACTTCCCCTATgaag GTGGCTGTAGGTTCATGCCTGTAATGGAGATGAGTGCTCACGATGTTTCATCTGCTATTTTTAAAGCTAAAAGTGCTCATTTCTCGTTAGCGACATCTTCTGAAGAAACCTTTTCATCATCcccatcaccatcatcatctcCTTCTCCATCACCATCATCACATGCACCACCTAGCGGTAGTGAATCAGCCCCATACATAGGACAAGTATTTTCTGGTGATGAGGCTGCTTATAATTTCTACAAGAACTTTGCCAGGAGTAGGGGATTTGCAATTCGGCGTCAGAAAGCCACGAGAAAAAGAGGGTCATATGAGACATCTATTACCAGTAGATATTTTCTTTGCCATCGAGCAGGATATCCTGTTCAAAAGGCGGATGGCAACAAAGTTCAGAGGTGCAAATGTGGAGCAGGAATGGGAATAAAGAGACTTTTATCAGGTGATTCAAGATGGGTAGTTATTCATTTTTCTAACATTCATAATCATGATATGATTGATCAGGCGAGATTAAGTTTCCTCCCAGCTTATTGCAAAATCACAGAAAATGACAAGAACAGAATTGCAACTCTTGCTAAGGCTGGTGTTGGTGTGAAACAAATTTTACGTTCCCTTGAGTTGGAGCATGGTGTTGAGTTGGGTTGCTTGCCATTCTCGGAGAAGGATGTTATAAATTTCATTCAATCAATTAAGGTGGTTGTTAATGAAAATGGGCAGGATCTATTAGGGCAATGTTCTAATGCCTCGTTGTTTAGCGGGGAAAACTCAAGTAGTTCAAACCAACTTGACTTGCAAGTGCAGAGATTACAATTGATTGCATCAGACATCATCATGGAATTTAGAAGGAGCAGTGTAGATTTTGAGTTAGTTCGAGATGAATTGGTAAAGGTCCGAGATCTGGTTAAACGGCTACAAAGCAAGGGTGACACGACATCCAGGATAGCACCAAACTCATTAGTTTTAGCTGGAACAGATACATATGTCAATGGCATAGGTCTTACTTCTGGATATAATCCTTTTCAAATAGTTGCTAATGGACGATATGTGGGCAAAAACCATGAAGAAGGTACTAAGCTGGCCAAGAAACCAAGGTACTGCAAGGTGCCTTCCTGTCGCCAAGCTGGTCATGATTCGAGAAATTGTCCCATGAGAAAGGTTGCACAGGTGGAGCTTGGTGTCCAGAATTCTGTCAG CAGCACCTCAGCCAAAAAACCTAGATATTGCAAGGTCCCTTCTTGCGGCCAAACTGGTCATGATTCCAGAAATTGTCCCATGAAAAGGCCTCCACAGCTAGAGATCAGTAGCCAAGCTTCTCTCAG TTTAGTGCACAATCCTGCCCAATTAGCTGGTGATGCAACCCCTCTAAGTGATAAGTCAAATGGAGATAGCAACTCAGCCAAAAAACCAAGGTACTGCAAGGTGCCTTCTTGTGGACAAACTGGTCACGACTCAAGGAACTGCCCCATGAAGAGAGCTAGCGAATCTATGTTTGGACTCCAGTCTGCGATCAG TTTAATGCAAAACCATGTCCAGAATGCTATTCAGGTTCCCTCGACAGATGGAATTTTGAAAGTCATTAGTGAACCAGTGAAAAGACCTAGATACTGCAAGGTGCCTAATTGTGGCCAACCTGGGCATGACTCAAGAAATTGTCCATTGAAAAGGGTTACTGAGTCGGAAATTTTAATGCAGCCTTTAAACAA GATGGATTAA
- the LOC116258917 gene encoding uncharacterized protein LOC116258917 isoform X2 has product MSGSHFPYEGGCRFMPVMEMSAHDVSSAIFKAKSAHFSLATSSEETFSSSPSPSSSPSPSPSSHAPPSGSESAPYIGQVFSGDEAAYNFYKNFARSRGFAIRRQKATRKRGSYETSITSRYFLCHRAGYPVQKADGNKVQRCKCGAGMGIKRLLSGDSRWVVIHFSNIHNHDMIDQARLSFLPAYCKITENDKNRIATLAKAGVGVKQILRSLELEHGVELGCLPFSEKDVINFIQSIKVVVNENGQDLLGQCSNASLFSGENSSSSNQLDLQVQRLQLIASDIIMEFRRSSVDFELVRDELVKVRDLVKRLQSKGDTTSRIAPNSLVLAGTDTYVNGIGLTSGYNPFQIVANGRYVGKNHEEGTKLAKKPRYCKVPSCRQAGHDSRNCPMRKVAQVELGVQNSVSTSAKKPRYCKVPSCGQTGHDSRNCPMKRPPQLEISSQASLRYCNSCGQSGHDSRNCPMKRAATQLQIGSQAPVSLVHNPAQLAGDATPLSDKSNGDSNSAKKPRYCKVPSCGQTGHDSRNCPMKRASESMFGLQSAISLMQNHVQNAIQVPSTDGILKVISEPVKRPRYCKVPNCGQPGHDSRNCPLKRVTESEILMQPLNKMD; this is encoded by the exons ATGAGTGGGTCTCACTTCCCCTATgaag GTGGCTGTAGGTTCATGCCTGTAATGGAGATGAGTGCTCACGATGTTTCATCTGCTATTTTTAAAGCTAAAAGTGCTCATTTCTCGTTAGCGACATCTTCTGAAGAAACCTTTTCATCATCcccatcaccatcatcatctcCTTCTCCATCACCATCATCACATGCACCACCTAGCGGTAGTGAATCAGCCCCATACATAGGACAAGTATTTTCTGGTGATGAGGCTGCTTATAATTTCTACAAGAACTTTGCCAGGAGTAGGGGATTTGCAATTCGGCGTCAGAAAGCCACGAGAAAAAGAGGGTCATATGAGACATCTATTACCAGTAGATATTTTCTTTGCCATCGAGCAGGATATCCTGTTCAAAAGGCGGATGGCAACAAAGTTCAGAGGTGCAAATGTGGAGCAGGAATGGGAATAAAGAGACTTTTATCAGGTGATTCAAGATGGGTAGTTATTCATTTTTCTAACATTCATAATCATGATATGATTGATCAGGCGAGATTAAGTTTCCTCCCAGCTTATTGCAAAATCACAGAAAATGACAAGAACAGAATTGCAACTCTTGCTAAGGCTGGTGTTGGTGTGAAACAAATTTTACGTTCCCTTGAGTTGGAGCATGGTGTTGAGTTGGGTTGCTTGCCATTCTCGGAGAAGGATGTTATAAATTTCATTCAATCAATTAAGGTGGTTGTTAATGAAAATGGGCAGGATCTATTAGGGCAATGTTCTAATGCCTCGTTGTTTAGCGGGGAAAACTCAAGTAGTTCAAACCAACTTGACTTGCAAGTGCAGAGATTACAATTGATTGCATCAGACATCATCATGGAATTTAGAAGGAGCAGTGTAGATTTTGAGTTAGTTCGAGATGAATTGGTAAAGGTCCGAGATCTGGTTAAACGGCTACAAAGCAAGGGTGACACGACATCCAGGATAGCACCAAACTCATTAGTTTTAGCTGGAACAGATACATATGTCAATGGCATAGGTCTTACTTCTGGATATAATCCTTTTCAAATAGTTGCTAATGGACGATATGTGGGCAAAAACCATGAAGAAGGTACTAAGCTGGCCAAGAAACCAAGGTACTGCAAGGTGCCTTCCTGTCGCCAAGCTGGTCATGATTCGAGAAATTGTCCCATGAGAAAGGTTGCACAGGTGGAGCTTGGTGTCCAGAATTCTGTCAG CACCTCAGCCAAAAAACCTAGATATTGCAAGGTCCCTTCTTGCGGCCAAACTGGTCATGATTCCAGAAATTGTCCCATGAAAAGGCCTCCACAGCTAGAGATCAGTAGCCAAGCTTCTCTCAG GTATTGCAATTCATGTGGCCAAAGTGGTCATGACTCAAGAAATTGCCCCATGAAAAGGGCTGCCACCCAGCTGCAAATTGGTAGTCAGGCTCCTGTCAG TTTAGTGCACAATCCTGCCCAATTAGCTGGTGATGCAACCCCTCTAAGTGATAAGTCAAATGGAGATAGCAACTCAGCCAAAAAACCAAGGTACTGCAAGGTGCCTTCTTGTGGACAAACTGGTCACGACTCAAGGAACTGCCCCATGAAGAGAGCTAGCGAATCTATGTTTGGACTCCAGTCTGCGATCAG TTTAATGCAAAACCATGTCCAGAATGCTATTCAGGTTCCCTCGACAGATGGAATTTTGAAAGTCATTAGTGAACCAGTGAAAAGACCTAGATACTGCAAGGTGCCTAATTGTGGCCAACCTGGGCATGACTCAAGAAATTGTCCATTGAAAAGGGTTACTGAGTCGGAAATTTTAATGCAGCCTTTAAACAA GATGGATTAA
- the LOC116258917 gene encoding uncharacterized protein LOC116258917 isoform X4: protein MSGSHFPYEGGCRFMPVMEMSAHDVSSAIFKAKSAHFSLATSSEETFSSSPSPSSSPSPSPSSHAPPSGSESAPYIGQVFSGDEAAYNFYKNFARSRGFAIRRQKATRKRGSYETSITSRYFLCHRAGYPVQKADGNKVQRCKCGAGMGIKRLLSGDSRWVVIHFSNIHNHDMIDQARLSFLPAYCKITENDKNRIATLAKAGVGVKQILRSLELEHGVELGCLPFSEKDVINFIQSIKVVVNENGQDLLGQCSNASLFSGENSSSSNQLDLQVQRLQLIASDIIMEFRRSSVDFELVRDELVKVRDLVKRLQSKGDTTSRIAPNSLVLAGTDTYVNGIGLTSGYNPFQIVANGRYVGKNHEEGTKLAKKPRYCKVPSCRQAGHDSRNCPMRKVAQVELGVQNSVSTSAKKPRYCKVPSCGQTGHDSRNCPMKRPPQLEISSQASLSLVHNPAQLAGDATPLSDKSNGDSNSAKKPRYCKVPSCGQTGHDSRNCPMKRASESMFGLQSAISLMQNHVQNAIQVPSTDGILKVISEPVKRPRYCKVPNCGQPGHDSRNCPLKRVTESEILMQPLNKMD from the exons ATGAGTGGGTCTCACTTCCCCTATgaag GTGGCTGTAGGTTCATGCCTGTAATGGAGATGAGTGCTCACGATGTTTCATCTGCTATTTTTAAAGCTAAAAGTGCTCATTTCTCGTTAGCGACATCTTCTGAAGAAACCTTTTCATCATCcccatcaccatcatcatctcCTTCTCCATCACCATCATCACATGCACCACCTAGCGGTAGTGAATCAGCCCCATACATAGGACAAGTATTTTCTGGTGATGAGGCTGCTTATAATTTCTACAAGAACTTTGCCAGGAGTAGGGGATTTGCAATTCGGCGTCAGAAAGCCACGAGAAAAAGAGGGTCATATGAGACATCTATTACCAGTAGATATTTTCTTTGCCATCGAGCAGGATATCCTGTTCAAAAGGCGGATGGCAACAAAGTTCAGAGGTGCAAATGTGGAGCAGGAATGGGAATAAAGAGACTTTTATCAGGTGATTCAAGATGGGTAGTTATTCATTTTTCTAACATTCATAATCATGATATGATTGATCAGGCGAGATTAAGTTTCCTCCCAGCTTATTGCAAAATCACAGAAAATGACAAGAACAGAATTGCAACTCTTGCTAAGGCTGGTGTTGGTGTGAAACAAATTTTACGTTCCCTTGAGTTGGAGCATGGTGTTGAGTTGGGTTGCTTGCCATTCTCGGAGAAGGATGTTATAAATTTCATTCAATCAATTAAGGTGGTTGTTAATGAAAATGGGCAGGATCTATTAGGGCAATGTTCTAATGCCTCGTTGTTTAGCGGGGAAAACTCAAGTAGTTCAAACCAACTTGACTTGCAAGTGCAGAGATTACAATTGATTGCATCAGACATCATCATGGAATTTAGAAGGAGCAGTGTAGATTTTGAGTTAGTTCGAGATGAATTGGTAAAGGTCCGAGATCTGGTTAAACGGCTACAAAGCAAGGGTGACACGACATCCAGGATAGCACCAAACTCATTAGTTTTAGCTGGAACAGATACATATGTCAATGGCATAGGTCTTACTTCTGGATATAATCCTTTTCAAATAGTTGCTAATGGACGATATGTGGGCAAAAACCATGAAGAAGGTACTAAGCTGGCCAAGAAACCAAGGTACTGCAAGGTGCCTTCCTGTCGCCAAGCTGGTCATGATTCGAGAAATTGTCCCATGAGAAAGGTTGCACAGGTGGAGCTTGGTGTCCAGAATTCTGTCAG CACCTCAGCCAAAAAACCTAGATATTGCAAGGTCCCTTCTTGCGGCCAAACTGGTCATGATTCCAGAAATTGTCCCATGAAAAGGCCTCCACAGCTAGAGATCAGTAGCCAAGCTTCTCTCAG TTTAGTGCACAATCCTGCCCAATTAGCTGGTGATGCAACCCCTCTAAGTGATAAGTCAAATGGAGATAGCAACTCAGCCAAAAAACCAAGGTACTGCAAGGTGCCTTCTTGTGGACAAACTGGTCACGACTCAAGGAACTGCCCCATGAAGAGAGCTAGCGAATCTATGTTTGGACTCCAGTCTGCGATCAG TTTAATGCAAAACCATGTCCAGAATGCTATTCAGGTTCCCTCGACAGATGGAATTTTGAAAGTCATTAGTGAACCAGTGAAAAGACCTAGATACTGCAAGGTGCCTAATTGTGGCCAACCTGGGCATGACTCAAGAAATTGTCCATTGAAAAGGGTTACTGAGTCGGAAATTTTAATGCAGCCTTTAAACAA GATGGATTAA
- the LOC116258917 gene encoding uncharacterized protein LOC116258917 isoform X5, with translation MSGSHFPYEGGCRFMPVMEMSAHDVSSAIFKAKSAHFSLATSSEETFSSSPSPSSSPSPSPSSHAPPSGSESAPYIGQVFSGDEAAYNFYKNFARSRGFAIRRQKATRKRGSYETSITSRYFLCHRAGYPVQKADGNKVQRCKCGAGMGIKRLLSGDSRWVVIHFSNIHNHDMIDQARLSFLPAYCKITENDKNRIATLAKAGVGVKQILRSLELEHGVELGCLPFSEKDVINFIQSIKVVVNENGQDLLGQCSNASLFSGENSSSSNQLDLQVQRLQLIASDIIMEFRRSSVDFELVRDELVKVRDLVKRLQSKGDTTSRIAPNSLVLAGTDTYVNGIGLTSGYNPFQIVANGRYVGKNHEEGTKLAKKPRYCKVPSCRQAGHDSRNCPMRKVAQVELGVQNSVSSTSAKKPRYCKVPSCGQTGHDSRNCPMKRPPQLEISSQASLRYCNSCGQSGHDSRNCPMKRAATQLQIGSQAPVSLVHNPAQLAGDATPLSDKSNGDSNSAKKPRYCKVPSCGQTGHDSRNCPMKRASESMFGLQSAIRMLFRFPRQMEF, from the exons ATGAGTGGGTCTCACTTCCCCTATgaag GTGGCTGTAGGTTCATGCCTGTAATGGAGATGAGTGCTCACGATGTTTCATCTGCTATTTTTAAAGCTAAAAGTGCTCATTTCTCGTTAGCGACATCTTCTGAAGAAACCTTTTCATCATCcccatcaccatcatcatctcCTTCTCCATCACCATCATCACATGCACCACCTAGCGGTAGTGAATCAGCCCCATACATAGGACAAGTATTTTCTGGTGATGAGGCTGCTTATAATTTCTACAAGAACTTTGCCAGGAGTAGGGGATTTGCAATTCGGCGTCAGAAAGCCACGAGAAAAAGAGGGTCATATGAGACATCTATTACCAGTAGATATTTTCTTTGCCATCGAGCAGGATATCCTGTTCAAAAGGCGGATGGCAACAAAGTTCAGAGGTGCAAATGTGGAGCAGGAATGGGAATAAAGAGACTTTTATCAGGTGATTCAAGATGGGTAGTTATTCATTTTTCTAACATTCATAATCATGATATGATTGATCAGGCGAGATTAAGTTTCCTCCCAGCTTATTGCAAAATCACAGAAAATGACAAGAACAGAATTGCAACTCTTGCTAAGGCTGGTGTTGGTGTGAAACAAATTTTACGTTCCCTTGAGTTGGAGCATGGTGTTGAGTTGGGTTGCTTGCCATTCTCGGAGAAGGATGTTATAAATTTCATTCAATCAATTAAGGTGGTTGTTAATGAAAATGGGCAGGATCTATTAGGGCAATGTTCTAATGCCTCGTTGTTTAGCGGGGAAAACTCAAGTAGTTCAAACCAACTTGACTTGCAAGTGCAGAGATTACAATTGATTGCATCAGACATCATCATGGAATTTAGAAGGAGCAGTGTAGATTTTGAGTTAGTTCGAGATGAATTGGTAAAGGTCCGAGATCTGGTTAAACGGCTACAAAGCAAGGGTGACACGACATCCAGGATAGCACCAAACTCATTAGTTTTAGCTGGAACAGATACATATGTCAATGGCATAGGTCTTACTTCTGGATATAATCCTTTTCAAATAGTTGCTAATGGACGATATGTGGGCAAAAACCATGAAGAAGGTACTAAGCTGGCCAAGAAACCAAGGTACTGCAAGGTGCCTTCCTGTCGCCAAGCTGGTCATGATTCGAGAAATTGTCCCATGAGAAAGGTTGCACAGGTGGAGCTTGGTGTCCAGAATTCTGTCAG CAGCACCTCAGCCAAAAAACCTAGATATTGCAAGGTCCCTTCTTGCGGCCAAACTGGTCATGATTCCAGAAATTGTCCCATGAAAAGGCCTCCACAGCTAGAGATCAGTAGCCAAGCTTCTCTCAG GTATTGCAATTCATGTGGCCAAAGTGGTCATGACTCAAGAAATTGCCCCATGAAAAGGGCTGCCACCCAGCTGCAAATTGGTAGTCAGGCTCCTGTCAG TTTAGTGCACAATCCTGCCCAATTAGCTGGTGATGCAACCCCTCTAAGTGATAAGTCAAATGGAGATAGCAACTCAGCCAAAAAACCAAGGTACTGCAAGGTGCCTTCTTGTGGACAAACTGGTCACGACTCAAGGAACTGCCCCATGAAGAGAGCTAGCGAATCTATGTTTGGACTCCAGTCTGCGATCAG AATGCTATTCAGGTTCCCTCGACAGATGGAATTTTGA